The proteins below are encoded in one region of Methanofollis aquaemaris:
- a CDS encoding MarC family protein, whose protein sequence is MGKTGVRRKVAGKTLGTATLIAIFLILAGSLVMRILHFSRGALAVAGGLILLVLALRMCLPAGRKKPPAQ, encoded by the coding sequence ATGGGGAAGACAGGCGTCAGGCGGAAAGTCGCCGGAAAAACACTCGGCACCGCCACCCTCATCGCGATCTTCCTCATCCTCGCAGGATCACTCGTGATGCGGATCCTGCATTTCTCCAGGGGTGCACTCGCCGTGGCCGGCGGACTGATCCTCCTTGTCCTCGCTCTGCGCATGTGCTTGCCGGCGGGGAGAAAGAAACCCCCGGCCCAATGA
- a CDS encoding fasciclin domain-containing protein: protein MKKLILLYVLLCVVGVAFIAGCTQQAPSTPTPTPLPVETTAEETPAAVIGMENETGTSAEVADTLVNEMIKAGSYRTFLDFVYLTEVNEDLSGPGPYTIFVPLDEGVEEYIPRDKETEMRAYPEIDLRPLVLGHIVEGTYTPADFAAPTNLTTLAGTSIEVATVGGNVTVNGIRVATSEIEAGNGVVYGINGVLLPPNF, encoded by the coding sequence ATGAAAAAATTGATCCTGCTCTATGTGCTCCTCTGTGTTGTAGGAGTGGCATTCATTGCGGGTTGTACCCAGCAGGCACCGTCGACACCGACACCAACACCTCTTCCGGTCGAAACAACGGCGGAGGAAACACCTGCCGCGGTCATCGGGATGGAGAACGAGACCGGGACATCGGCTGAGGTTGCCGACACCCTGGTCAATGAGATGATTAAGGCCGGGAGCTACCGCACCTTTCTCGACTTCGTGTACCTGACCGAGGTCAATGAGGATCTTTCCGGTCCGGGACCGTATACGATCTTTGTACCGCTCGATGAGGGGGTGGAGGAGTATATCCCACGGGACAAGGAGACCGAGATGCGGGCATATCCTGAGATTGATCTGCGGCCTTTAGTCCTCGGTCACATCGTGGAAGGCACGTATACTCCGGCTGATTTTGCAGCACCCACAAACCTGACGACACTTGCTGGAACCTCGATCGAGGTTGCAACCGTCGGTGGCAATGTGACGGTGAACGGCATCAGGGTGGCCACGTCAGAGATCGAGGCTGGCAACGGCGTAGTCTACGGGATCAACGGCGTACTTTTGCCGCCCAATTTCTGA